A genomic region of Ignavibacteria bacterium contains the following coding sequences:
- the rlmN gene encoding 23S rRNA (adenine(2503)-C(2))-methyltransferase RlmN, producing the protein MNIKKINLKGKTLEELQIFFEEINEDKFRATQVFQWLYQKRVSSFDEMTNLSKSLRNKLKQIASIDQLKLVETQTSSKTSTTKFVFQCEDGSLIESVLIPDQDRLTLCLSTQVGCPLDCQFCATGQMGYKRNLSVYEIIDQFIQTSNYSDRPITNIVYMGMGEPFLNYENTIKSLSIFSSDLAFDISAKKITVSTAGIPDKIIDFAHQPFKGKLAFSLHSTDEEVRSLIMPINKKYSLKQNIEALEYFYKQTKRRITFEYILLKGINDSDKDIQGLVKLCRRIPSKINIIPFNSIAHTNPKGLGATLEPTSQEEFDEFVEKLRRNNITVFVRNTKGSDIAGACGQLATKIIRKSQLKQSI; encoded by the coding sequence CTTTAGAAGAACTTCAAATATTTTTTGAAGAGATTAATGAAGATAAATTCAGAGCCACTCAGGTTTTTCAGTGGCTTTATCAGAAACGCGTCTCTTCATTTGATGAAATGACAAATCTTTCCAAATCCCTCAGAAACAAACTAAAACAAATCGCAAGTATTGATCAATTGAAACTTGTTGAGACGCAGACTTCATCTAAAACTTCGACAACGAAATTTGTCTTTCAATGCGAAGATGGTTCATTGATTGAATCGGTTTTAATTCCAGATCAGGATAGATTAACATTATGTTTATCAACGCAGGTCGGTTGTCCTCTTGATTGTCAATTCTGTGCAACTGGTCAGATGGGTTACAAAAGAAATTTAAGTGTTTACGAAATTATTGATCAATTTATCCAGACAAGTAATTACTCAGATCGTCCTATAACTAACATCGTTTATATGGGAATGGGTGAACCTTTCCTGAATTATGAAAACACAATCAAATCACTTTCTATTTTCTCTTCTGATCTAGCGTTTGATATCTCAGCAAAAAAAATCACCGTTTCAACTGCTGGAATTCCTGATAAAATAATTGACTTTGCTCATCAACCATTTAAAGGCAAACTTGCATTTTCTCTCCATTCAACCGATGAAGAAGTAAGATCACTTATAATGCCAATCAACAAAAAGTATTCACTTAAACAAAACATCGAAGCTCTTGAATATTTTTACAAACAAACGAAGCGACGAATAACTTTTGAATATATTTTGTTAAAAGGAATTAATGACTCTGATAAAGATATTCAAGGATTGGTTAAACTCTGTCGAAGAATTCCAAGCAAAATAAATATCATTCCTTTTAATTCAATTGCCCATACAAATCCAAAAGGACTCGGCGCAACACTCGAACCAACTTCTCAAGAAGAGTTTGATGAGTTTGTTGAAAAATTAAGAAGAAATAATATCACCGTTTTTGTTCGAAACACAAAAGGCAGCGATATCGCTGGCGCCTGCGGACAACTTGCAACAAAAATTATTCGCAAATCTCAACTAAAACAATCAATTTGA
- a CDS encoding carbon-nitrogen hydrolase, whose amino-acid sequence MEKEKTRIALIQMSMEENTSKNLNKAKEFVTQAAKNGAKIICLPEMYKSLYFCQKEEHEFFKLAEKLEGESFEVFSKISKKFKAIIIVPIFEKRTNGLYHNSLIVINEKGELTGFYRKMHIPDDPLYYEKFYFTPGDTGFKSFNTKYGKIGTLICWDQWFPEGARITALKGAEILLYPTAIGWHPSEKEKYGQAQRESWMIIQRSHAIANGVFIAAVNRVGFEKVDEKSDGIIFWGSSFVCDPQGKIIVQASEDKEEIIYADVDFNKVDVFRTHWPFLRDRRIDAYDDITKRFVD is encoded by the coding sequence ATGGAAAAAGAGAAGACTCGAATTGCTCTGATTCAAATGTCAATGGAAGAGAACACCTCAAAAAATTTAAACAAAGCAAAAGAATTTGTTACTCAAGCTGCAAAAAATGGTGCAAAAATTATTTGTCTCCCAGAAATGTATAAGTCACTTTATTTCTGTCAGAAAGAAGAACACGAGTTCTTTAAACTTGCTGAAAAGCTTGAAGGCGAATCTTTTGAAGTTTTTTCAAAAATTTCAAAAAAATTTAAAGCCATTATAATTGTTCCAATTTTTGAAAAAAGGACAAATGGATTGTATCACAATAGTTTGATTGTAATTAATGAGAAAGGCGAACTGACAGGATTTTACAGGAAAATGCATATTCCTGATGATCCGCTTTACTACGAAAAATTTTATTTCACTCCTGGAGATACAGGCTTCAAGTCTTTTAATACAAAGTACGGAAAGATTGGAACATTAATATGCTGGGATCAATGGTTTCCTGAAGGAGCGAGAATTACTGCACTAAAAGGTGCCGAAATTTTATTGTATCCAACTGCAATTGGCTGGCATCCTTCGGAGAAAGAAAAATACGGTCAAGCACAAAGAGAAAGCTGGATGATAATCCAGAGAAGTCACGCAATTGCAAATGGAGTTTTTATTGCAGCAGTTAATAGAGTAGGATTTGAAAAAGTTGATGAAAAAAGTGATGGAATAATTTTCTGGGGCTCTTCATTCGTCTGTGATCCACAAGGGAAGATCATTGTTCAAGCATCTGAAGATAAAGAAGAGATAATTTATGCTGATGTTGACTTCAATAAAGTTGATGTCTTTAGAACTCACTGGCCCTTTCTTCGCGACAGAAGAATTGACGCTTATGATGATATAACAAAAAGATTTGTCGATTAA
- a CDS encoding agmatine deiminase family protein, with protein MKVKNMKFRLPAEWETHEATWIGWPYNKNDWPGKFSPIPYVFAEIVKKLVEGEQVYIIVQNENHKKSAIQILKKVGVDFSQISFVTAKTDRNWLRDAAPFFVKNESGKVVPVKFNFNAWAKYKNFKLDRKIPEVISKVIGKELVDATYKNNLVTLEGGAIDTNGRGSLITTEECLLDKKTQTRNPGFTKSDYQKVFEKYLGIKNIIWLKKGIVGDDTHGHIDDVCRFVNEKTLLLCIENNPYDENYKILNENKEILQDARLEDGSKVEVIELPMPEPLYFEGQRLPASYANFYISNSYVLVPTFNDVKDRVALGILSELFRDRKVVGIHSVDLVWGLGTIHCLTHEQPAVLI; from the coding sequence ATGAAGGTAAAAAACATGAAATTTCGATTACCAGCAGAGTGGGAAACACACGAAGCAACCTGGATAGGTTGGCCCTACAATAAAAATGATTGGCCCGGTAAATTCAGTCCAATTCCTTATGTGTTCGCCGAAATCGTAAAAAAACTAGTTGAAGGTGAACAGGTTTATATAATTGTTCAAAATGAAAATCATAAAAAATCAGCAATTCAAATTTTAAAGAAAGTTGGAGTTGATTTCTCTCAAATTTCCTTTGTAACTGCAAAAACTGATAGAAACTGGCTGCGTGATGCAGCACCTTTTTTTGTAAAGAACGAATCCGGTAAAGTCGTTCCAGTAAAATTTAATTTTAATGCCTGGGCTAAGTACAAAAATTTCAAACTTGATCGAAAAATTCCTGAAGTGATTTCAAAAGTTATCGGTAAAGAACTTGTTGATGCGACTTACAAAAACAATTTAGTTACCCTTGAAGGTGGTGCAATTGATACAAATGGTAGAGGGTCTCTCATCACAACTGAAGAATGTTTGCTGGATAAAAAAACGCAAACAAGAAATCCCGGCTTTACAAAATCCGACTATCAAAAAGTTTTCGAGAAATATCTTGGTATAAAAAACATCATCTGGCTAAAAAAAGGAATTGTTGGTGATGATACACACGGACACATTGATGATGTCTGTCGCTTTGTTAATGAAAAAACTTTACTTCTCTGCATTGAAAACAATCCCTATGATGAAAATTATAAAATCTTAAACGAGAACAAAGAAATTTTGCAAGATGCCCGTCTCGAAGATGGAAGCAAAGTAGAAGTGATTGAATTACCTATGCCAGAACCATTATATTTTGAAGGACAAAGACTTCCTGCAAGTTATGCAAATTTCTACATCTCAAATTCTTATGTCTTAGTTCCCACTTTTAATGATGTAAAAGACCGAGTTGCGCTTGGAATTTTAAGCGAATTATTCCGCGATCGAAAAGTTGTGGGAATTCATTCAGTAGATTTGGTCTGGGGACTTGGAACAATTCACTGTCTTACTCATGAACAACCAGCAGTATTAATATGA
- a CDS encoding DMT family transporter, whose amino-acid sequence MMWIPLAFGVALFDSLKNVLAKHTLKDIDEYTVAWANSFFSAIFLIPILFFELPEIKPMFFVGLIVSGTLNILALIFFMKSIKSGDLSNTVPLTTLSPLLLLITSPIIVGEFPSFQGMLGMIAIVVGAYLLNFKQDQKDFLSPFRSIFKEKGPRYMLLVVLIWAITANFDKIGVVNSSPLFYSFSVQLYIGVLMLTVVIPRFVRNPNPINRNLKSLIGVGFLSTLTIICHMLAISLTIVPYVISIKRTNSILSVVFGRLFFKEGYMKERFSAAVLMFIGVLLITFS is encoded by the coding sequence ATGATGTGGATACCATTAGCATTTGGTGTTGCACTTTTTGATTCTCTTAAAAATGTTCTTGCAAAACACACATTAAAAGATATTGATGAATATACAGTCGCCTGGGCAAATTCATTTTTTTCTGCAATATTTTTAATCCCAATTCTATTCTTCGAACTTCCTGAAATCAAACCAATGTTTTTTGTTGGGCTAATTGTCAGCGGAACACTCAATATTTTAGCTTTGATTTTTTTTATGAAGTCGATTAAAAGTGGAGACCTTTCGAATACTGTTCCGCTTACAACTTTATCTCCTCTTCTGTTGTTGATCACATCACCGATCATTGTTGGGGAATTCCCCTCGTTTCAAGGTATGCTGGGAATGATAGCAATTGTAGTTGGTGCTTATCTTTTAAATTTCAAACAAGATCAAAAAGATTTTTTGAGTCCCTTTAGATCAATCTTTAAGGAGAAAGGTCCGAGATATATGCTTTTGGTTGTTTTAATCTGGGCAATTACTGCAAACTTTGACAAGATCGGCGTTGTGAATTCTTCACCTCTTTTCTATTCATTTTCTGTTCAGTTGTATATTGGTGTTTTAATGTTGACTGTAGTAATTCCACGATTCGTAAGAAATCCAAATCCGATAAATAGAAATCTTAAATCTTTAATTGGAGTTGGTTTCCTTTCTACATTAACAATAATCTGTCATATGCTTGCGATCAGTTTGACAATAGTACCGTATGTAATTTCAATCAAGCGGACGAACTCTATCTTAAGTGTCGTTTTCGGTAGATTATTTTTTAAAGAAGGATACATGAAGGAAAGATTTTCTGCAGCTGTTTTAATGTTTATTGGGGTTTTATTAATTACATTTTCTTAA
- a CDS encoding ATP-binding protein, which translates to MNIELNEQEALRLISEGESSKVEFKRKFTTFEKIARELIAFANSKGGLIFFGVDDNGEIVGVKSEKETEELLLETTKNYCEPEIDLRVYVLEIDGKDVVIGEVKESLKKPHRIQDYQPNLNYRTAKVFIRMKSKSVQASKEMIKLLHTSYNDDNETEFRLGKKEKALFDYLEKNERINTREFCRLVNISERRAQRILVKLVRLGVLFLHQEENGTIYFSLNE; encoded by the coding sequence ATGAATATCGAACTTAACGAACAAGAAGCATTAAGATTAATTTCGGAAGGTGAGAGTTCAAAAGTTGAATTCAAAAGAAAATTCACCACCTTTGAAAAAATTGCTCGAGAGCTTATCGCATTTGCCAATTCAAAAGGTGGATTAATTTTCTTTGGTGTTGATGATAACGGTGAAATAGTTGGTGTGAAAAGTGAAAAAGAGACGGAAGAATTGCTACTCGAAACAACTAAAAATTATTGTGAACCAGAGATCGATTTGAGAGTTTATGTCCTTGAAATAGACGGTAAAGATGTTGTAATTGGTGAAGTAAAAGAAAGCTTAAAAAAGCCGCATCGTATTCAGGACTATCAACCGAACTTGAATTACAGGACTGCGAAAGTTTTTATAAGAATGAAATCGAAATCGGTTCAAGCATCTAAGGAGATGATCAAACTTTTGCATACAAGTTACAATGATGATAATGAAACAGAATTCCGTCTCGGTAAAAAAGAGAAAGCGTTGTTTGATTATCTTGAAAAAAATGAAAGAATTAATACACGGGAATTCTGCCGGCTTGTTAATATTTCTGAAAGAAGAGCTCAAAGAATTTTAGTTAAACTTGTCAGACTGGGTGTTTTGTTTTTGCATCAAGAAGAAAATGGTACTATTTATTTTTCTTTGAATGAGTGA
- the mtgA gene encoding monofunctional biosynthetic peptidoglycan transglycosylase: MNEYFDKKLEIEFLYLFLKEKFEQSRLKFLVIFSILIFYIAIPSFHIPSLEITRTRISGVMEQRALENFLIFYPAQHWISYDRIPVSFKQAALVMEDDGFASHRGIDWESLQLASRINLRRGKIVRGGSTITMQTAKNIYFTTQRSYFRKAKEILAAIRMEKELPKQTILEHYLNIVELGEGIFGIQASSRKFFNTDLDKLNRDQVARIIAILPSPLKHKPNDNSRFVIRRKNLALSRMSSAILPE; the protein is encoded by the coding sequence GTGAATGAGTATTTTGACAAAAAACTTGAGATTGAATTCCTTTATCTCTTTTTGAAAGAGAAATTTGAACAGTCGCGATTAAAATTTTTAGTAATTTTTTCTATTCTTATTTTTTACATCGCTATTCCTTCATTTCATATCCCCTCACTTGAAATTACCAGGACAAGGATTTCGGGAGTAATGGAACAACGGGCATTAGAAAATTTTTTGATATTTTATCCAGCACAACATTGGATATCCTACGATAGAATTCCAGTTTCATTCAAACAAGCAGCACTGGTAATGGAAGATGATGGTTTTGCATCTCATCGAGGAATTGACTGGGAAAGCCTTCAACTTGCATCTCGAATTAATTTAAGACGAGGTAAAATTGTACGCGGCGGAAGTACAATCACAATGCAAACTGCAAAAAATATTTATTTCACCACGCAAAGAAGTTATTTTAGAAAAGCAAAAGAAATTTTAGCTGCAATTAGAATGGAAAAAGAGCTTCCTAAACAAACTATTCTTGAACATTATCTTAATATAGTAGAGCTTGGTGAGGGGATTTTCGGAATTCAAGCATCGAGTAGAAAATTTTTTAATACTGATTTAGATAAATTAAATCGTGATCAAGTTGCAAGAATAATTGCAATTTTACCTTCACCATTAAAACACAAACCAAATGATAACAGTCGTTTTGTCATTAGAAGAAAGAATTTAGCTTTAAGTCGAATGTCATCAGCAATTTTACCAGAATGA
- a CDS encoding tetratricopeptide repeat protein gives MNRLKSFLPIFLLSLFFSSCAVTDFLKKGFENFTTYFNIYYNANKIFSEAEQELLKQQKDIFTTKVIAPSGNVTNKLVQVIEKCSKILQYHQNSSLVDDALFMIGKAYYYQREYPSAIRKFSELLATFPDSKYALEAKLWIARSYAQTIETDRALKLLNEIYLDAKDQEEEEVMSLALLEIIKIYFKRNDYEGIINLGQEFVKISDDDEARAQVLMQIGNSYAKLGQLDQALENYSKVKKYTSDYYYIFKSQLEFAKILREKNRIDEAKKILKDLYSESLFDEYKDYIELEYAYLYLSEKDTAKALDYFVKVDTTYQTRETAGIAQYEIANYLENVVGIFDSAKYYYDKSLRSQLPDNLKKSAQFKSNILNRYKNLWTSIRNLEKQIPILRTFPVDTTYPKFQEIEIDSSMLNDSAYLADLQEYLAEKKRADSLYAEKLKRDSLTYQANLKTADSLEVNIARLKFDLATLFMIDYEKPDSAYVHLKSIVEKYPDKDFSERAIYALASYYEIKGEKEKADSLYQYIYENFIDTEISKIAAKKLKLPIKVGSKDLPDLKYREAENLVEQKKYKEAINKLQEIYNEYEKTDYAPKSLLMIGYIYENKLSQFDSAYSVYKQLKEKFPQSLYTQRINSKLIAYESELQRKEMERKAIQDSIENSNKKPETKPDENQILENDEKKENPELKIEEQIKPDSTIRKEQENNRIRRK, from the coding sequence ATGAATAGATTAAAATCATTCCTTCCAATTTTCTTATTATCACTATTTTTTAGCTCCTGTGCTGTCACAGACTTTTTGAAAAAAGGATTTGAAAATTTTACGACTTACTTCAACATTTACTATAATGCAAATAAAATTTTTTCTGAGGCTGAACAAGAACTACTAAAACAGCAAAAGGACATTTTTACCACAAAAGTAATTGCACCTTCAGGAAATGTTACAAACAAATTAGTTCAAGTAATCGAAAAATGTTCAAAGATTCTTCAATATCATCAAAATAGCTCTTTGGTTGATGATGCACTTTTTATGATTGGCAAAGCTTATTATTACCAGCGGGAATATCCAAGTGCGATTAGAAAATTCTCTGAGCTGCTGGCAACATTCCCTGATAGTAAATACGCACTTGAAGCGAAATTATGGATCGCACGCTCATATGCTCAAACAATTGAAACAGACCGAGCATTAAAACTTCTGAACGAAATTTATTTAGACGCAAAAGATCAAGAAGAAGAAGAGGTTATGAGCCTTGCTCTTCTTGAAATAATTAAGATTTATTTTAAGCGGAATGATTATGAAGGTATAATTAATCTTGGTCAGGAATTTGTAAAAATTTCAGATGATGATGAAGCAAGAGCTCAAGTTTTGATGCAAATAGGAAATTCGTACGCAAAATTAGGTCAGCTCGATCAAGCTCTTGAAAATTATTCAAAAGTTAAAAAATATACATCTGACTATTACTATATTTTCAAATCTCAACTGGAGTTTGCAAAAATCTTGAGAGAAAAGAATAGAATTGATGAGGCAAAGAAAATATTAAAGGATCTTTACTCTGAATCTTTGTTTGATGAATATAAAGATTATATCGAGCTTGAATATGCTTATTTGTACTTAAGTGAGAAGGATACCGCAAAAGCTCTTGATTATTTTGTGAAAGTTGACACAACCTATCAAACCAGAGAGACAGCCGGTATCGCACAGTACGAGATTGCCAATTATTTAGAAAATGTTGTTGGTATTTTTGATTCAGCAAAATATTATTATGATAAAAGTCTTCGTTCCCAGCTGCCCGATAATTTGAAAAAGAGTGCTCAGTTTAAATCAAATATTTTAAATCGTTATAAAAATTTATGGACATCAATTCGAAATCTGGAGAAACAAATTCCAATACTTAGAACATTCCCCGTGGATACGACTTATCCGAAATTTCAGGAAATTGAAATTGATTCATCAATGCTTAACGACTCAGCGTATCTAGCAGATTTGCAAGAATATCTTGCTGAAAAAAAACGAGCAGATAGTTTGTATGCTGAAAAATTGAAACGAGATTCACTCACATATCAGGCTAATTTAAAAACAGCAGACTCACTCGAAGTCAACATAGCTCGATTGAAATTTGATCTGGCTACATTATTTATGATTGATTATGAAAAGCCCGACTCTGCTTATGTCCATTTAAAATCAATAGTTGAAAAATATCCTGATAAAGATTTTAGTGAGAGAGCTATCTATGCTTTAGCTAGTTATTATGAGATCAAAGGTGAAAAAGAAAAAGCTGATAGTCTTTATCAATATATTTATGAAAACTTTATCGATACCGAAATTTCTAAAATAGCTGCAAAAAAATTGAAGCTACCGATAAAAGTTGGAAGTAAAGATTTACCAGATCTAAAATATCGAGAAGCTGAAAATTTAGTTGAGCAAAAGAAATACAAAGAAGCAATCAATAAATTACAAGAAATTTATAATGAGTACGAAAAAACAGATTATGCACCAAAATCTCTTTTAATGATTGGTTACATTTATGAAAATAAATTATCTCAATTTGATTCGGCTTACTCTGTTTATAAACAACTGAAGGAAAAATTTCCACAATCTCTATATACTCAGAGAATCAATTCAAAGTTAATCGCTTATGAAAGTGAACTACAGCGCAAAGAAATGGAGCGAAAAGCTATTCAGGATAGTATTGAAAATTCAAATAAAAAACCTGAAACAAAACCAGATGAGAATCAAATCTTAGAGAATGACGAAAAGAAAGAGAACCCAGAACTAAAAATTGAAGAACAAATTAAACCAGACTCAACAATTCGAAAAGAACAGGAAAATAATCGAATAAGACGAAAGTGA
- a CDS encoding P-II family nitrogen regulator, with product MQSHKLKKIEAIIRPFKLDDVKDALLEEGIQGLTITEVRGYGRQKGHSEIYRGSEYRIEFVPKIKIEIVCLESQQETVVNTIIRAAKTGQIGDGKIFISTIEDAIRIRTEESGKNAL from the coding sequence ATGCAGTCTCATAAGTTAAAAAAGATTGAAGCAATCATCAGACCCTTTAAATTGGATGATGTGAAAGATGCATTACTTGAAGAAGGAATTCAGGGATTGACAATCACCGAAGTTAGAGGTTACGGCAGACAGAAAGGGCACTCGGAAATTTATCGTGGCAGTGAATATAGAATTGAATTCGTTCCAAAAATTAAGATTGAAATTGTTTGTCTTGAATCCCAGCAGGAAACCGTTGTAAATACAATTATTCGTGCAGCAAAAACTGGTCAAATTGGTGATGGAAAAATTTTTATTTCAACTATTGAGGATGCAATTCGAATTAGGACTGAAGAGTCAGGGAAAAATGCACTTTGA